A single genomic interval of Planktothrix sp. FACHB-1365 harbors:
- a CDS encoding tetratricopeptide repeat protein: protein MGLRTLLFIDMNDQGLTIKNQCLYAEALALEQAGYLQEAEAKYQQLLELDENCAEGWDGLSRIYFDLAQYDAALDALDCCLRLDGTQGYHYYRLGLIWEKLGNITEAIIAYQTGIELDADASDGCLKLGDIWAELGELESAELFYQKAIERQPYEVTGYLKLGNLFLGKNQDLDAIAIYQTGLNLYPHDSDLLYQMGLVLTVHQNTESAHLYFGLAAESQHRYETAIQFYQTVLQNSGGKVEIYLKLGTCYQRLEQWQKAVNIYEQGLQQFPDEMELYLALISAWQNLGETQNALQIAQQAIVRFPHQISVKLAKQSLLPILYNQFEEVEAYRQLFTQELTSLIAETDLEKLEVRQQALTAIGRGTHFYLQYQGYDDLELQQQYGKWVYRVMKANYPEWVNPLSLPPLKPNQKIKIGYISPHLTWHTVGLVFLGWLRNCDRSQFEIYCYFTGEEADQITDLFDLYSDQFYHINRNLETIVEQILADELDIIVFLDIGMCPQLTQIAGLRLAPIQCAAWGHPVTTGLPTIDYFISAEFLEPKDGEHHYSEKLIRLPNLGINYPKSILPKTLKNRLDFGLKQDVILYLSCQSLFKYLPDFDRLLVEISKQVKSAQFVFLAHWNPAITEKFRQRLKRIFAKASLDIDEYCIILPRLDKEDYLQLNTLADIGLDSIQFTGFLTTLDSLSCGLPLVTCEGKWMRSRQSAGILQRLGITETIAQNREEYIKIAIELGLNPDWRLAIQEKIKQNIEKLYEDKSCVQALETFYQQTVHSLNCF from the coding sequence ATGGGCTTACGCACCCTATTATTTATTGATATGAATGATCAGGGATTAACGATTAAGAATCAATGCTTATACGCTGAGGCGTTGGCATTAGAACAGGCTGGATATCTTCAGGAAGCTGAAGCCAAGTATCAGCAGCTTTTAGAATTAGATGAAAATTGTGCTGAGGGATGGGATGGGTTATCGAGAATTTATTTTGATCTCGCTCAATATGATGCTGCGTTGGATGCTTTGGACTGTTGTTTAAGATTAGATGGAACTCAAGGTTATCACTATTATCGTTTGGGTTTAATTTGGGAAAAACTGGGGAATATTACAGAAGCAATTATAGCTTATCAAACGGGAATTGAGTTAGATGCTGATGCCAGTGATGGCTGTCTAAAATTGGGGGATATTTGGGCGGAATTGGGGGAGTTAGAATCGGCTGAATTGTTTTATCAAAAGGCAATTGAACGACAACCCTATGAAGTTACAGGTTATTTAAAATTAGGAAACCTTTTTTTAGGAAAGAATCAAGATCTCGATGCGATCGCAATTTATCAAACGGGGTTAAATCTCTATCCCCATGATTCTGATTTATTATATCAGATGGGATTAGTTTTAACCGTTCATCAAAATACAGAGAGTGCTCATTTATATTTTGGGTTGGCGGCAGAATCTCAACATCGGTATGAAACAGCCATTCAATTTTATCAGACTGTTTTACAGAATTCCGGGGGAAAGGTTGAGATTTATTTAAAATTAGGAACCTGTTACCAAAGGTTAGAACAATGGCAAAAAGCAGTTAATATTTATGAACAAGGTTTACAACAATTTCCTGATGAGATGGAATTGTATTTGGCTTTAATTTCAGCTTGGCAAAATTTAGGAGAGACTCAGAACGCTTTGCAAATAGCTCAACAAGCAATTGTTCGATTTCCGCATCAAATTTCTGTTAAATTGGCTAAACAATCTTTACTCCCGATTTTATATAATCAGTTTGAAGAAGTTGAAGCATACCGTCAATTGTTTACTCAAGAATTAACGTCCTTAATTGCAGAAACAGATTTAGAAAAATTAGAGGTTAGACAACAGGCGTTAACGGCTATTGGCAGGGGAACTCATTTTTATTTACAATATCAGGGATATGATGATTTAGAGTTACAACAACAGTATGGAAAATGGGTTTATCGGGTGATGAAAGCCAATTATCCTGAATGGGTAAACCCTTTATCTTTACCGCCTTTGAAGCCTAATCAAAAAATAAAAATAGGATATATTTCTCCTCATTTAACTTGGCATACTGTGGGATTAGTATTTTTAGGATGGTTGAGAAATTGCGATCGCAGTCAATTTGAGATTTATTGTTATTTTACGGGGGAAGAAGCCGATCAAATTACAGATTTGTTTGATCTTTATAGTGATCAATTTTATCATATTAATAGAAATTTAGAGACAATTGTTGAACAAATTTTAGCAGATGAATTAGATATTATTGTTTTTTTAGATATTGGGATGTGTCCCCAACTCACCCAAATCGCAGGGTTACGACTAGCACCGATTCAATGTGCCGCCTGGGGACATCCAGTAACAACAGGTTTACCAACAATTGACTATTTTATTTCGGCTGAATTTTTAGAACCTAAAGATGGTGAACATCATTATTCAGAAAAGTTAATTCGTTTACCTAATTTAGGGATTAATTATCCTAAAAGTATATTACCAAAAACTCTAAAAAATCGTTTGGATTTTGGATTAAAACAGGATGTAATTTTGTATTTATCCTGTCAATCTTTATTTAAGTATTTGCCTGATTTTGATCGTTTATTAGTAGAAATATCAAAACAAGTTAAATCGGCTCAATTTGTGTTTTTAGCCCATTGGAATCCTGCCATTACTGAAAAGTTTAGACAACGGTTAAAACGGATATTTGCTAAAGCGAGTTTAGACATTGATGAATATTGTATTATTTTACCCCGTTTAGATAAAGAAGATTATTTACAATTAAATACCCTAGCGGATATTGGCTTAGATTCCATCCAATTTACAGGATTTTTAACAACTTTAGATAGTTTATCCTGTGGTCTTCCCCTGGTTACTTGTGAGGGGAAATGGATGAGAAGTCGTCAATCTGCGGGAATATTACAGCGATTAGGAATTACTGAAACCATTGCCCAAAATCGAGAAGAATATATTAAAATAGCAATTGAGTTGGGTTTAAATCCAGACTGGAGATTAGCCATTCAAGAAAAAATTAAACAGAATATAGAAAAACTCTATGAGGACAAAAGTTGTGTACAAGCTTTAGAGACTTTTTATCAACAAACTGTTCACAGTCTTAATTGTTTTTAA
- a CDS encoding HEAT repeat domain-containing protein, with protein sequence METNTKFNGFRSSKLALLCLSIMLLFAGKAQTQVTATTEVIDQLQKLTDTNRQNRLEAIKTLKTLGSPAIPILVEALTDDQESIRRGAAFALGAMGREGVDAIPALLSALKDPVSAVRMDVAVALKQMGTASPEALQQAVQELTVALNHPDTAVRQGAAFGLGIVGAEATDAIPPLILALKDSDEQVRLAAAIALKRMGSAAVPALKEALNDQDMGVRARAAFALGNIQASGITGVTAALQNSDRQIRQTAALTLDELTSNELAQMSNRPGVRPQGNRPQMNRPLGNRPLGNRPLMNRPGTRPRPQGNQIRPRRS encoded by the coding sequence ATGGAAACCAACACCAAATTTAATGGGTTTCGTTCCTCAAAATTAGCATTATTATGTCTATCAATAATGTTATTATTTGCCGGAAAAGCCCAAACTCAAGTCACAGCCACAACGGAAGTAATTGATCAATTGCAAAAATTGACCGATACTAACCGACAAAACCGTTTAGAGGCGATTAAAACCTTAAAAACCTTGGGTTCTCCGGCTATTCCAATTTTGGTGGAAGCTCTAACCGACGACCAGGAGAGTATTCGCCGGGGTGCCGCCTTTGCATTAGGGGCGATGGGCCGTGAGGGGGTCGATGCCATTCCAGCGCTGCTATCAGCCTTGAAAGATCCCGTATCTGCGGTTCGCATGGATGTTGCAGTCGCCCTGAAGCAAATGGGTACAGCATCTCCAGAAGCCTTACAGCAAGCGGTTCAGGAGTTAACAGTAGCATTAAATCATCCTGATACTGCCGTGCGTCAGGGGGCAGCCTTTGGGTTAGGAATTGTGGGTGCAGAGGCGACGGATGCCATTCCTCCGTTAATTTTGGCCTTAAAAGACTCCGATGAGCAAGTGCGGCTGGCGGCGGCTATTGCATTGAAGCGCATGGGGTCTGCGGCGGTTCCCGCGTTGAAAGAGGCTTTAAATGATCAGGATATGGGGGTTCGGGCCAGGGCTGCGTTTGCTTTGGGGAATATTCAGGCGTCAGGAATTACGGGGGTGACAGCAGCCCTGCAAAATAGTGATCGTCAAATTCGTCAAACAGCGGCGCTGACCTTGGATGAACTGACTTCTAACGAGTTAGCTCAGATGTCCAACAGACCGGGAGTGCGTCCCCAAGGAAATCGACCCCAGATGAACCGACCTCTGGGAAATCGACCTTTGGGAAATCGACCCCTTATGAACCGACCGGGGACTCGTCCTCGACCCCAAGGAAATCAAATCCGTCCCAGACGTTCTTAA